The proteins below come from a single Vitreimonas flagellata genomic window:
- a CDS encoding M16 family metallopeptidase, with amino-acid sequence MSLGQGATRILAFVLMAFVAFAAPSFAQELPRPETFTLSNGLQVVVITDRRAPVVTHMIWYRVGAADEDRGRSGIAHFFEHLMFKGTREIGPGEFSRMVARNGGQLNAFTSWDYTAYYERIARDRLELVMGMEADRMRNLRFSDETFVSERDVIGEERRQRIDNNPGAVMGERMRAMLYPHHPYGTPIIGWAHEIEALDRESALAFYQTWYAPNNAILVVAGDIDAAELRPLAQRYYGRLRPTRNLPARTWVQDPPNVGPMRVTHRDEKVRQPSISRMYRAISYATDEGRQAHALDVAIDILGGSETSRLYRALVEEQRIAVSAGASANTAGLGGGSVSVYATPVEGVSLEQVEAAIDAVIAAYLRDGPTEAELARSKSSLAAAAVYSRDSQESLANIYGSSLAQGESIDDVVNWPRDIEAVTRDEALTIARETLVLDASVTGWLLPPEAGQ; translated from the coding sequence GTGAGCTTGGGGCAGGGCGCGACGCGCATTCTCGCTTTTGTGCTAATGGCGTTCGTGGCGTTCGCCGCGCCGTCGTTTGCACAAGAACTTCCGCGGCCTGAGACCTTCACGCTCAGCAATGGCCTCCAAGTCGTTGTGATCACCGACCGGCGCGCGCCGGTCGTGACGCATATGATTTGGTATCGTGTCGGCGCCGCTGACGAAGATCGCGGCCGTTCGGGCATCGCGCATTTCTTCGAGCATCTGATGTTCAAGGGCACGCGCGAGATTGGGCCTGGCGAATTCTCGCGCATGGTGGCGCGCAATGGCGGCCAGCTGAACGCGTTCACCTCGTGGGATTACACCGCTTATTACGAGCGTATCGCACGCGACCGGCTTGAGCTCGTCATGGGCATGGAAGCCGACCGGATGCGCAATCTGCGCTTCTCGGATGAGACGTTCGTGTCCGAGCGTGACGTGATTGGGGAAGAGCGCCGCCAGCGCATCGATAACAATCCAGGCGCGGTGATGGGCGAGCGCATGCGCGCGATGCTCTATCCGCATCATCCCTACGGCACGCCGATCATTGGCTGGGCGCACGAGATCGAAGCGCTGGATCGCGAAAGTGCACTCGCGTTTTACCAGACTTGGTACGCGCCGAATAACGCGATCCTGGTGGTCGCGGGCGACATCGATGCAGCCGAGTTGCGTCCACTGGCGCAGCGTTATTATGGGCGCTTACGGCCGACGCGAAATTTGCCGGCGCGGACCTGGGTGCAGGATCCGCCGAACGTCGGGCCGATGCGTGTGACGCATCGCGACGAGAAAGTGCGCCAACCTTCGATCTCACGCATGTATCGCGCGATCAGCTACGCCACGGATGAAGGTCGCCAAGCGCATGCGCTGGATGTGGCGATCGATATTCTCGGTGGTTCGGAAACGAGCCGGCTCTATCGCGCTTTGGTCGAAGAGCAACGCATCGCGGTGAGCGCGGGCGCGAGCGCGAACACGGCGGGCTTGGGCGGCGGTTCGGTGTCGGTGTACGCGACCCCGGTGGAGGGCGTCAGCCTCGAGCAAGTCGAAGCCGCGATCGATGCGGTGATCGCCGCGTATTTGCGCGACGGACCGACCGAAGCGGAATTGGCGCGCTCGAAATCCTCGCTGGCGGCGGCGGCGGTTTATTCGCGCGACAGCCAAGAGAGCTTGGCCAACATTTACGGCTCTTCATTGGCGCAAGGCGAAAGCATCGATGATGTCGTGAACTGGCCGCGCGACATCGAGGCGGTGACCCGGGATGAGGCGCTGACGATCGCGCGCGAGACGCTGGTGTTGGATGCGTCCGTGACGGGCTGGCTGCTGCCGCCGGAGGCTGGCCAATGA
- a CDS encoding SEC-C metal-binding domain-containing protein — MIEKLGRNDLCPCGSRRLFQALLHKERSLRRSRAETLFPRGLRKSSSRTRGA, encoded by the coding sequence CTGATCGAGAAACTCGGGCGCAACGATCTCTGCCCGTGCGGCTCTCGGAGGTTGTTTCAAGCGCTGCTGCATAAAGAGCGGTCGCTTCGACGGAGCCGAGCGGAAACACTATTTCCGCGAGGATTGAGGAAATCGTCATCCCGGACACGCGGAGCGTGA
- the ileS gene encoding isoleucine--tRNA ligase, which translates to MADAPAGRDYRETVFLPDLPGDPFPLRAGLPKREPERVKHWAEIGLYHLLRKDAAGRPKYILHDGPPYANGAIHIGHAENKILKDLVVRSRQMSGFDSDYVPGWDCHGLPIEWKVEEDFRKAGRKKSDVPAVEFRKACRDYADKWIPLQRDEFRRLGIEADWDNYYTTMSFPAEAAIAAEFLRVVRTGLVYRGSKPVMWSPVERTSLAEAEVEYQEKTSPTIWVKFPIAAISSLQWGSGEPLPELAVLGDSKIVIWTTTPWTIPGNRAISFSSKVSYGVYRIDEVETGLAFDPWVSVGEKLVLADKLADDTLKTAKAAKWTRLSDAPTQLLANTTCWHPLRDKGYEFDVPLLDGDHVTDEAGTGFVHTAPSHGADDFVIWTKHFGQEGIPFTVDEEGRLTKEAPGFEGLEIIQLEGKNLGKDGPANKAVMDALIAVGALLARGQLKHSYPHSWRSKAPLIFRNTPQWFIALDREFRDGKTLRQIALDEIERVDWGQKRTGETKDYNRIKGMIQDRPDWLISRQRAWGVPLPIFVKKSDGSILQDDDVDARIIAAMKEGGADVWWATPAQDFLGAKYKADDFEKVEDILDVWFDSGSTHAFVVGNPDAPTRASFVNPVSTIYLEGSDQHRGWFHSSLLESCATRGRAPYDEVITHGFTMDEKGMKMSKSIGNTIEPQTIAAQNGIEILRLLIASAEYGDDLRLGKIMIDQSGEMYRKLRNTLRYCLGSLKGFEESERMPLDHDLPLMERWLLHRLWQLDRVVRQAYDTYQFRVALSAIVEFCNVDLSAFYVDVRKDALYCDAPTSLRRRACRTALEETFSRLTAWLAPILPFTAEEAWLTRFPDSVSVHLRTFPETPDSWEDDFAGEEIARLREARAVVTGALEVARREKSIGAALEAAPRVFVVDDELRASLQAVDFAELCITSGVVIEAGEGPADAFRLPEVAGVAVVVEKASGVKCARSWKYFDPTTADPRYPDITPRDAEAVAAWDAARG; encoded by the coding sequence GCCGGAGCGGGTGAAGCATTGGGCCGAGATCGGGCTCTATCATTTGCTGCGCAAGGATGCGGCGGGGCGACCGAAATACATCCTGCACGACGGCCCGCCCTATGCAAACGGTGCGATCCATATCGGGCACGCGGAAAACAAAATCCTGAAAGACCTTGTCGTGCGCTCGCGGCAGATGAGCGGCTTCGATAGCGATTACGTGCCCGGCTGGGATTGCCACGGCCTGCCGATCGAATGGAAGGTCGAAGAGGATTTCCGCAAGGCGGGGCGCAAGAAGTCCGACGTGCCGGCGGTGGAATTCCGCAAGGCGTGCCGCGACTACGCCGACAAATGGATCCCGTTGCAGCGCGATGAGTTTCGCCGCCTCGGCATCGAAGCCGATTGGGATAATTACTACACGACGATGAGCTTCCCGGCGGAAGCGGCGATCGCGGCGGAATTTCTGCGCGTGGTGCGTACGGGGTTGGTCTATCGCGGGAGCAAGCCCGTGATGTGGAGCCCGGTGGAGCGGACCTCGCTCGCGGAAGCGGAAGTGGAATATCAGGAAAAGACGAGCCCGACGATTTGGGTGAAGTTTCCGATCGCCGCCATCTCATCTCTGCAATGGGGCAGTGGTGAACCGCTGCCAGAACTCGCTGTGCTTGGCGATTCAAAGATCGTCATCTGGACAACGACTCCTTGGACGATCCCGGGTAACAGAGCGATCTCGTTCAGTTCGAAGGTTTCGTACGGCGTTTATCGCATTGATGAAGTCGAAACGGGGCTGGCGTTCGATCCTTGGGTATCTGTGGGCGAAAAGCTCGTGCTCGCCGATAAGCTTGCCGATGACACACTGAAGACTGCTAAGGCGGCGAAATGGACGCGCTTGTCGGATGCGCCGACGCAGTTGCTCGCAAATACGACCTGCTGGCACCCGTTACGAGACAAGGGCTACGAGTTCGATGTGCCCTTGCTCGATGGCGATCACGTCACGGACGAGGCGGGTACGGGCTTTGTGCATACGGCGCCGAGCCACGGCGCGGACGACTTTGTGATCTGGACGAAGCATTTCGGCCAGGAAGGCATCCCGTTCACGGTCGACGAGGAAGGCCGACTCACGAAGGAAGCGCCGGGCTTTGAGGGGCTAGAGATCATTCAGCTTGAGGGGAAGAATCTCGGCAAGGATGGGCCTGCGAACAAAGCCGTGATGGATGCGCTGATCGCGGTGGGCGCTTTGCTGGCGCGCGGGCAGTTGAAGCATTCGTATCCGCACTCGTGGCGCTCGAAGGCGCCGCTGATCTTCCGCAACACGCCGCAATGGTTCATTGCGCTTGATCGCGAATTCCGCGATGGCAAGACGCTGCGCCAGATCGCACTCGATGAAATCGAACGCGTCGATTGGGGACAGAAGCGCACGGGCGAAACCAAGGATTACAACCGCATCAAGGGTATGATCCAGGATCGCCCCGATTGGTTGATCTCACGCCAACGCGCCTGGGGCGTGCCGCTGCCGATCTTCGTGAAGAAGAGCGATGGTTCGATCCTGCAGGACGATGACGTCGACGCGCGCATCATCGCCGCTATGAAAGAAGGCGGCGCCGATGTGTGGTGGGCGACGCCCGCGCAGGATTTCCTGGGCGCGAAGTACAAGGCCGACGATTTCGAAAAGGTCGAGGACATCTTGGATGTCTGGTTTGACTCGGGCTCGACACACGCGTTCGTCGTCGGAAATCCCGATGCGCCGACGCGGGCGTCCTTCGTGAACCCGGTGTCGACGATCTATCTTGAAGGCTCGGACCAGCATCGCGGCTGGTTTCATTCGTCGCTACTCGAAAGCTGCGCCACGCGCGGGCGTGCGCCGTACGACGAGGTGATCACGCACGGCTTCACGATGGACGAGAAGGGCATGAAGATGTCCAAATCCATCGGCAACACGATCGAACCGCAAACCATCGCCGCGCAGAACGGCATCGAAATCCTGCGTCTGCTGATCGCGTCAGCGGAGTACGGCGACGATCTGCGCCTCGGCAAGATCATGATCGATCAATCCGGCGAGATGTATCGCAAGCTGCGCAACACGCTGCGCTATTGCTTGGGCTCGCTGAAGGGCTTTGAGGAGAGCGAGCGCATGCCGCTCGATCACGATCTGCCGTTGATGGAGCGCTGGCTGCTGCATCGTTTGTGGCAATTGGATCGCGTGGTGCGCCAGGCGTACGACACGTATCAATTCCGCGTCGCACTCTCAGCGATCGTGGAATTCTGCAACGTCGACCTCTCGGCCTTCTATGTCGATGTGCGCAAGGACGCGCTCTATTGCGACGCGCCGACCAGCCTCCGCCGGCGCGCCTGCCGCACGGCGTTGGAAGAGACGTTCTCGCGCCTGACGGCGTGGCTTGCGCCGATCCTGCCGTTCACGGCGGAAGAAGCGTGGCTGACGCGCTTCCCGGACTCCGTTTCGGTTCACCTGCGCACATTCCCGGAGACGCCGGATTCTTGGGAGGATGATTTCGCGGGCGAGGAAATCGCGCGGCTGCGTGAAGCGCGCGCCGTCGTCACCGGCGCGCTCGAAGTGGCGCGGCGCGAGAAGAGCATCGGCGCAGCATTGGAAGCCGCGCCGCGCGTGTTCGTGGTCGATGATGAATTGCGCGCGTCGTTGCAGGCGGTGGATTTCGCCGAACTCTGCATCACCAGCGGCGTCGTGATCGAAGCGGGCGAAGGGCCGGCGGATGCGTTCCGCTTGCCGGAGGTGGCCGGCGTTGCGGTCGTGGTCGAGAAAGCGAGCGGCGTGAAATGCGCGCGCTCGTGGAAGTATTTCGATCCGACGACCGCCGACCCGCGCTACCCCGACATCACGCCGCGCGATGCCGAAGCTGTCGCGGCCTGGGACGCGGCGCGGGGGTAA
- a CDS encoding M16 family metallopeptidase, translating into MLALFASAPLQPAFAQARAESSASRHGVPVRQITSPGGISAWIVSDSTVPMIVLRAYWRGGSAIEAENLTGVTGVMTDMLTEGAGALDANAFKERLEDLNMSVGFSAGWDGIGMSVVTLSENRDAAFEMARLALHEPRFDAAPLERIKRQMLVGIRTRDTNPSYLANLALDQALYPNHPYARRTSRESVAAMNAATLRERRAALFNRTTLQITIVGDIDDAGAGAAIDHVFGALPQGSAPPEPADVSLAAPTPLIVRELPQPQSLVLFAGPGIQDEDPDWIPLAVANYILGGGGFSSRLMDQVREQRGLVYGIGTSPSVRDHSAMVRGSAQTANGNVREAIDVTRAEMARLYSEGATQAEVNDAITYLTGSFALELDSNSKIASVVHSYQTAGRSIDYINQRNDRIRAVTLEDVNRVIRRLFNPDAFTFVVVGQPEGLEPSE; encoded by the coding sequence ATGTTGGCGTTGTTTGCGAGCGCGCCGCTCCAACCGGCATTCGCACAGGCACGCGCAGAGAGTTCTGCGTCGCGACACGGCGTGCCGGTGCGCCAGATTACGTCTCCCGGCGGCATCAGTGCGTGGATCGTCTCTGACTCCACGGTGCCGATGATCGTGCTGCGCGCTTATTGGCGCGGCGGCTCGGCGATCGAGGCGGAGAATTTGACTGGCGTCACCGGCGTGATGACGGACATGCTCACCGAAGGCGCCGGCGCCTTGGACGCGAACGCGTTCAAGGAACGCTTGGAAGATCTGAACATGTCGGTCGGCTTTAGCGCCGGCTGGGACGGGATCGGCATGAGCGTGGTGACGCTCAGCGAAAATCGTGACGCGGCGTTCGAGATGGCGCGCTTGGCGTTGCATGAGCCCCGCTTTGATGCTGCGCCCCTGGAGCGGATCAAGCGGCAGATGCTCGTCGGTATTCGTACGCGCGACACCAATCCGAGCTACCTTGCCAATCTGGCGCTCGATCAGGCGCTTTATCCGAACCATCCTTATGCACGGCGCACGTCGCGCGAGAGCGTAGCCGCGATGAATGCGGCGACCTTGCGCGAACGCCGCGCGGCTTTGTTCAATCGCACAACGCTGCAGATCACGATTGTCGGCGACATTGATGATGCTGGCGCCGGCGCTGCGATCGATCATGTGTTTGGCGCGCTCCCGCAAGGGTCTGCGCCGCCGGAGCCGGCGGATGTGAGCTTGGCCGCGCCGACGCCGCTCATAGTGCGTGAACTGCCGCAGCCGCAAAGCTTGGTGCTGTTCGCAGGGCCGGGCATTCAGGACGAAGATCCGGATTGGATTCCGCTGGCGGTCGCGAATTATATTTTAGGCGGCGGCGGGTTTTCGTCGCGGCTGATGGATCAGGTGCGCGAGCAGCGCGGACTTGTCTATGGCATCGGCACCAGCCCATCGGTGCGCGATCATTCGGCGATGGTGCGTGGTTCAGCGCAGACAGCGAACGGCAATGTGCGCGAAGCGATCGACGTGACGCGCGCGGAGATGGCGCGGCTTTACAGCGAAGGCGCCACGCAAGCGGAAGTGAATGACGCGATCACCTATCTCACGGGCTCATTTGCGCTTGAGCTCGACAGCAATTCTAAAATCGCGAGCGTCGTGCACTCGTATCAGACGGCAGGCCGAAGCATCGATTACATCAATCAGCGCAACGATCGCATCCGCGCGGTGACGCTGGAAGATGTCAATCGTGTCATCCGGCGTCTGTTCAATCCGGATGCGTTCACGTTTGTCGTTGTTGGTCAGCCCGAAGGGCTTGAGCCGAGCGAGTAA
- a CDS encoding DUF3035 domain-containing protein, whose product MTKPIAVVALMVAAATASGCASLSRAVGATRSSPDEFRVVTQAPLTLPPDYNLRPPRPGDPRPSELQPSEEARAALFGETTGAAASQGERQLVAGAGATTADATIRDTIDFESQGVVRRNEGFVDRLISFGGSSAPVAAPLNAEEEAARLQDEEATRRVTGGGQIVIERDRGGFKLPGT is encoded by the coding sequence ATGACGAAACCGATCGCAGTGGTTGCTTTGATGGTCGCGGCGGCGACGGCGAGCGGGTGCGCAAGCCTGTCACGCGCAGTCGGCGCCACGCGGAGTTCGCCGGATGAATTCCGCGTTGTGACGCAAGCGCCGCTGACCCTGCCGCCGGATTACAATCTGCGTCCGCCGCGGCCGGGCGATCCGCGCCCGAGCGAATTGCAGCCGTCGGAAGAAGCGCGCGCGGCGCTGTTCGGGGAAACCACCGGCGCAGCGGCCAGCCAAGGCGAGCGTCAGCTTGTCGCCGGCGCGGGCGCCACGACCGCGGACGCCACGATCCGCGACACGATCGATTTTGAAAGCCAAGGCGTTGTGCGCCGCAACGAAGGCTTTGTGGATCGTCTGATTTCGTTTGGTGGTTCGAGCGCGCCGGTTGCGGCGCCGCTGAACGCCGAAGAAGAAGCTGCGCGTCTGCAGGATGAAGAAGCCACGCGCCGCGTCACGGGCGGCGGCCAGATCGTGATCGAACGCGATCGCGGCGGCTTCAAGCTGCCTGGCACCTGA
- the lspA gene encoding signal peptidase II, with amino-acid sequence MLRFGLILSAIVFVADQFSKWLVLGPGRFSPPGCLEAGYGCRFIELTPFFDLQMVWNRGVSFGLLRADQDLARWGLVALSFAISGVFFWWLRTAERKLTAIALGLVIGGALGNVIDRIRFGAVADFLDFNGLWFPWVFNVADAAITVGALLLAIDMIFLSESEPGKGSTWSQLKARFGKGGANGGAGN; translated from the coding sequence ATGTTGCGTTTCGGGCTTATTCTTTCGGCGATCGTTTTCGTCGCGGACCAGTTCAGCAAATGGCTCGTTCTGGGACCGGGGCGGTTCAGCCCGCCGGGCTGCCTTGAAGCCGGCTATGGCTGCCGCTTCATCGAGCTGACGCCGTTTTTCGACCTGCAGATGGTCTGGAACCGGGGCGTGAGCTTTGGCCTGTTGCGGGCCGATCAGGATCTGGCGCGCTGGGGCCTGGTCGCGCTGTCGTTCGCGATCTCGGGGGTGTTTTTCTGGTGGTTGCGGACGGCCGAGCGGAAGTTGACGGCCATTGCGTTGGGGCTGGTGATCGGCGGGGCGCTGGGCAATGTGATTGACCGCATCCGCTTTGGCGCCGTGGCGGACTTCCTTGATTTCAATGGGCTTTGGTTCCCGTGGGTGTTCAATGTGGCCGACGCCGCGATCACCGTGGGCGCGCTGCTTCTGGCCATCGACATGATCTTTTTGAGCGAGTCCGAGCCCGGCAAAGGCTCGACCTGGAGCCAGCTCAAAGCCCGGTTCGGCAAGGGCGGCGCGAACGGCGGCGCAGGCAACTGA